A window of Metabacillus sp. B2-18 contains these coding sequences:
- the ftsL gene encoding cell division protein FtsL produces MSNLAMKLEQQRQEQLNQSPKQEPVIRTRRASITPGEKFLILLFVSLFVLGAITIVANSYNVYQANMEIQKTEAKIQEQTKLNSDLHVQVEELSTYDRIWEKAKELGLTLDQNNVKSVQN; encoded by the coding sequence ATGAGTAATTTAGCCATGAAACTAGAACAACAACGTCAGGAGCAGCTAAATCAATCCCCTAAACAAGAACCTGTTATTAGAACAAGAAGAGCTTCAATAACCCCAGGTGAGAAATTCCTCATTTTATTATTTGTTTCTCTCTTTGTATTAGGAGCTATTACAATTGTTGCGAACTCCTATAATGTGTATCAAGCTAATATGGAGATTCAAAAAACTGAAGCTAAAATCCAAGAACAAACGAAATTAAACAGTGACCTTCATGTTCAAGTAGAAGAGTTAAGTACATATGATCGTATTTGGGAAAAAGCTAAGGAATTAGGGTTAACATTAGATCAAAATAATGTAAAAAGTGTGCAAAATTAA
- a CDS encoding nucleotidyltransferase — translation MSVVGLVVEYNPFHNGHLYHLRESIKKSNASVVIAVMSGHFLQRGEPAIVSKWTRTKMALYCGVDLVVELPYAFATQKAETFASGAVSILDALGCDYLCFGSELGDINPFISTNHFLEQSKAEYEDLIQQYVKTGVSYPKALTLAYKNLNGDKELLDLSLPNNILGFYYVRAILQQHSKIKPLTIKRTSAGYHDQQFRSPTIASATSIRKALFSENHPIQSYVPEVTLQFLQENKKNYHLHRWELYFHLLKYRIMTMTTEEIGSIYEVEEGLEHRIKRFIQSSSSFQEFMESLKTKRYTWTRLQRLCTHLLTNTTKEQMKCMNEGQTSPYIRLLGMSSEGQAYLSHIKKQLMLPLLSKVTSFDHPLLDLDIKAAHAYQMIYNEPIRTKRLKEEFSTPPIRVR, via the coding sequence ATGAGTGTAGTAGGTCTAGTTGTTGAATATAATCCATTTCATAATGGTCATTTATATCACTTGAGAGAATCGATTAAAAAGTCAAATGCTTCTGTTGTAATTGCTGTAATGAGTGGTCATTTCCTGCAAAGGGGCGAACCAGCAATTGTATCAAAATGGACTCGTACAAAAATGGCCTTATATTGTGGTGTTGATCTTGTTGTAGAATTACCTTACGCATTTGCAACACAAAAGGCTGAAACATTTGCTAGTGGTGCTGTATCTATTCTTGATGCTCTAGGTTGTGATTATTTATGCTTTGGCAGTGAATTAGGAGATATCAATCCTTTTATTTCTACAAATCATTTTCTAGAACAATCCAAAGCAGAGTATGAAGACTTAATTCAACAGTATGTAAAAACTGGGGTTAGTTATCCGAAGGCATTAACTCTGGCATACAAAAATTTGAACGGTGATAAAGAATTATTAGATCTTTCATTACCTAATAATATTTTAGGGTTTTATTATGTTCGCGCAATTCTTCAGCAGCATTCAAAAATAAAGCCTTTAACAATAAAACGTACCTCTGCAGGATATCATGATCAGCAGTTTCGATCACCTACAATTGCAAGTGCAACTAGTATTCGTAAAGCATTGTTTTCAGAAAATCATCCCATTCAAAGTTATGTACCTGAAGTCACTTTACAATTCCTGCAAGAAAATAAAAAGAATTATCACTTACACCGTTGGGAACTTTACTTTCATTTATTAAAATATCGGATTATGACGATGACAACCGAGGAAATCGGTTCAATCTACGAAGTTGAAGAAGGATTAGAGCATAGAATAAAAAGATTCATTCAAAGTTCTTCAAGTTTCCAAGAGTTTATGGAATCGTTAAAAACAAAACGTTATACATGGACAAGACTTCAAAGACTATGTACTCATCTATTAACTAACACAACAAAAGAACAAATGAAATGTATGAATGAAGGCCAAACGTCACCATATATTAGACTTCTAGGTATGTCTTCAGAAGGTCAGGCTTATTTAAGTCATATAAAAAAACAATTAATGCTGCCGCTACTATCTAAAGTTACTTCCTTTGACCATCCATTGCTGGATTTAGATATTAAAGCTGCACATGCCTATCAAATGATTTATAATGAACCAATTCGAACGAAACGATTAAAAGAAGAGTTCTCCACTCCACCCATTAGAGTGAGATAA
- the rpmF gene encoding 50S ribosomal protein L32, which translates to MAVPFRRTSKTRKRLRRTHFKLQVPGMVECPNCGESKLAHRVCKACGTYKGKDVVSK; encoded by the coding sequence ATGGCTGTACCTTTTAGAAGAACTTCTAAAACGAGAAAACGACTACGTCGTACACATTTTAAATTACAAGTACCTGGTATGGTAGAATGCCCAAACTGCGGTGAAAGCAAACTTGCTCACCGTGTATGTAAAGCATGTGGAACATACAAAGGAAAAGATGTTGTAAGCAAATAA
- a CDS encoding YceD family protein: MKWTISQLHQLQSKGLKFDEEIDLSEWVKSQSDIRDISPVNVKGRADISSTKVTFHLSISGSMVLPCSRTLVDVPYPFLIDTTETFLLKPADYETSEDFYLPEGEIVDLTPIIKEILLVEIPMQVFCDDVRNEEGAAPQSGKDWEVIAEEDQQNKVDPRLAGLAKFFENEES; this comes from the coding sequence TTGAAATGGACAATTAGTCAACTACATCAATTACAAAGCAAGGGATTAAAATTTGATGAAGAAATTGATTTAAGCGAATGGGTCAAAAGTCAATCTGACATTCGTGATATTTCGCCAGTAAATGTTAAAGGAAGAGCCGATATAAGCTCCACTAAAGTAACATTCCATCTGTCAATTTCAGGTTCAATGGTTTTACCTTGTTCACGAACATTAGTGGATGTTCCGTATCCATTTTTAATTGATACAACGGAAACATTTTTATTAAAACCCGCAGACTATGAAACGTCAGAGGATTTCTACTTACCAGAGGGTGAAATCGTTGATTTAACTCCTATAATAAAAGAAATTCTTCTTGTAGAAATTCCGATGCAGGTATTCTGTGATGATGTAAGAAATGAAGAAGGAGCAGCTCCACAATCTGGTAAAGACTGGGAAGTTATTGCTGAGGAAGATCAGCAAAACAAGGTTGATCCACGATTGGCTGGACTAGCTAAATTCTTCGAAAATGAAGAAAGCTAA
- a CDS encoding RsfA family transcriptional regulator — translation MTTTRQDAWTHDEDLLLAEVVLRHIREGATQLAAFEEVGRKLSRTAAACGFRWNSHVRKQYKTGIEVAKKQRKELRTLNSQEKVEEQKEVNVKETALEVEHTESTQPTQLSEPTQSNQPSTNSKNAIKDLISFLQQYEDAPSIKEVQEENLQLRNKIQELQNEVEKLKDEKQSLTNHLQVVEEDYRALIEIMDRARKMVILQEDERSRKVKFQMDKNGNLERVEK, via the coding sequence ATGACAACTACGCGTCAAGATGCATGGACACATGATGAAGATTTATTATTAGCAGAAGTGGTATTAAGGCATATTCGAGAAGGTGCAACACAGCTGGCTGCGTTTGAGGAAGTAGGTCGTAAATTATCTCGTACAGCGGCAGCTTGTGGATTTAGATGGAACTCTCATGTTCGTAAACAGTATAAAACTGGAATCGAGGTTGCAAAAAAACAAAGAAAAGAGTTGCGAACTCTTAATTCACAGGAAAAAGTAGAGGAGCAAAAGGAAGTTAATGTAAAAGAGACTGCTTTAGAGGTGGAACATACAGAATCAACACAACCCACTCAGTTATCTGAACCAACTCAATCAAACCAACCTAGTACTAATTCGAAAAATGCTATTAAGGATCTTATTTCGTTCCTTCAGCAATATGAAGATGCCCCTTCTATAAAGGAGGTTCAAGAAGAGAATCTCCAATTAAGAAATAAAATTCAAGAATTACAAAATGAAGTTGAAAAGCTAAAAGATGAAAAGCAGTCTTTAACTAATCATTTGCAGGTTGTCGAAGAAGATTACCGCGCGTTAATTGAAATAATGGATCGAGCAAGAAAAATGGTTATTTTACAAGAGGATGAAAGAAGTAGGAAAGTTAAATTTCAGATGGATAAAAATGGTAATCTAGAAAGAGTGGAAAAGTAA
- a CDS encoding N-acetyltransferase, which produces MLKVEKLLVNYKTLEEFKKFREYGIQELSMLEDLQSNIIENDSDSPFYGIYYGDKLVARMSLYRVDMKFDQYFEPKQDYLELWKLEVLPNYQGKGYGRALVEYAKSFNLPIKTNPRVKSSDFWSKMQFEPVKYDMDRDKGENPLVWYPSGVTIQE; this is translated from the coding sequence ATGTTAAAAGTTGAGAAATTATTAGTTAATTACAAAACCCTGGAAGAATTTAAAAAATTCAGAGAATATGGTATTCAAGAACTTTCAATGTTAGAAGATCTTCAATCAAATATTATTGAAAATGACAGTGATTCACCGTTTTATGGGATTTATTACGGTGACAAGCTGGTGGCAAGAATGAGCTTATACCGTGTTGACATGAAATTTGATCAATATTTTGAACCTAAACAGGATTATTTAGAACTTTGGAAACTCGAAGTATTACCAAATTATCAAGGAAAGGGTTATGGTAGAGCGTTAGTGGAATACGCAAAATCATTTAACCTACCAATCAAAACAAACCCTAGAGTGAAATCCAGTGATTTTTGGTCAAAAATGCAATTTGAGCCTGTAAAATACGATATGGATCGGGATAAAGGGGAAAACCCTTTAGTTTGGTATCCAAGTGGCGTTACTATTCAAGAATAA
- a CDS encoding aminoglycoside adenylyltransferase domain-containing protein, with product MVYNLKSSSFDTNDFIFNLQKGISEIIKDDLIGIYIHGSLAMGGFNPNSSDIDVLVVTNKSMTVETKRKLAKLLLMHSSSPFPVEISFLNTEQLKVWQHPCPFDFHYSEFWRERYANDLLSGTDKFLNGDVNTDADLAAHITITNKRGVCVYGKSIDEVFPLVPSSDYLSSIMGDFTDCLENIEEDPIYCTLNLIRVYWYLKEGVISSKQEAGNWGLSTLPKEIKNTVEKVVKCYSNDKDTYSFEKDELVFLKNYISNDVKKLLN from the coding sequence ATGGTTTATAATTTGAAATCAAGTTCATTCGATACAAATGATTTTATTTTCAACCTGCAAAAAGGGATTTCAGAAATAATCAAAGATGATTTAATTGGTATCTATATCCACGGTTCCTTAGCAATGGGAGGATTTAATCCGAACAGTAGTGATATTGATGTATTGGTCGTTACAAACAAGTCGATGACAGTTGAAACTAAAAGGAAATTAGCAAAGCTCTTATTAATGCATTCTAGTTCCCCATTTCCTGTTGAAATTAGTTTCCTGAATACTGAACAATTAAAGGTCTGGCAGCATCCTTGCCCATTTGATTTTCATTATAGTGAATTTTGGAGAGAACGATATGCAAATGATTTATTAAGTGGAACAGACAAATTTTTGAATGGTGATGTTAATACCGATGCAGATTTAGCAGCTCATATTACCATCACTAATAAAAGAGGGGTTTGTGTATATGGTAAATCTATTGATGAAGTTTTTCCTTTAGTTCCATCCTCAGATTATCTATCATCAATAATGGGTGATTTCACGGATTGTTTAGAAAATATCGAAGAAGACCCAATTTACTGTACGCTAAATTTGATTAGAGTTTATTGGTACCTAAAAGAAGGTGTTATTTCTTCAAAGCAAGAAGCTGGTAACTGGGGGTTATCTACACTTCCCAAAGAGATAAAAAACACCGTTGAAAAAGTGGTTAAATGTTATTCAAATGATAAAGATACTTATAGTTTTGAGAAAGATGAACTGGTATTCTTAAAAAACTACATTTCAAACGATGTAAAGAAATTATTGAACTAA
- the bshC gene encoding bacillithiol biosynthesis cysteine-adding enzyme BshC, whose product MEIVELSLRSSNQFINDLTEKKLHVESFFDYNVHSSSLFRERAEDLRERTYQREELATYLKNYTNRCLNSDEKILENIERLKNPDSLVVIGGQQAGLLTGPLYTIHKIISIIVLAEKEEKELGVPVIPVFWIAGEDHDFVEINHVFIEKNQIARKLAIKDSPVKKQPVSQLELNKQKTFDWIDQVFEAFGETDYSNQLISTLKQFAEESSTYVEFFEKVIMDLFKDKGLVLINSGDHELRKLEKSYFKSILEQNERIYDAVKEQQQKMQSLDYHPIIEMTDNSANLFYHHDGERFLLERISHNEYEVSEIGFTITRAELFDLIETNPEKFSNNVVTRPLMQEYLFPTLAFIAGPGEVTYWSELKGVFSLFDIKMPPVLPRLQMTILERAIDRNIKETGVELEAVLQEGVMSSMNNFLKEMSPVDMAPLIEEAKKEISEIHTKLVDAALLIDQSLEPMLKKNGHFIKEHLDFIYKTVENRKKQQHDSQLSKFKSIEQSLLPNLHPQERVWNVYYYLNKFGPNFVGELLNLSYSFNGTHKIVKI is encoded by the coding sequence ATGGAGATAGTTGAACTCTCCCTGCGCTCTTCAAATCAATTTATTAATGACTTAACTGAGAAAAAGTTGCATGTTGAATCTTTTTTTGATTATAACGTTCATTCATCTTCTCTTTTTAGAGAAAGAGCTGAAGATTTAAGGGAACGTACTTATCAACGCGAAGAGCTTGCAACTTACTTGAAAAACTATACCAACCGATGTTTAAACAGTGATGAAAAAATATTAGAAAACATAGAACGATTGAAAAATCCTGATAGCCTTGTAGTTATTGGAGGGCAACAGGCAGGTTTATTAACTGGTCCTCTATATACAATACATAAAATTATTTCAATCATTGTACTTGCTGAGAAAGAAGAAAAGGAATTAGGTGTTCCTGTTATTCCTGTTTTTTGGATTGCTGGTGAGGACCATGATTTTGTGGAAATCAATCATGTTTTTATAGAGAAAAATCAAATAGCAAGAAAGCTTGCAATAAAGGATTCACCTGTAAAAAAACAACCTGTGTCACAACTTGAGCTTAACAAACAAAAAACATTTGATTGGATTGACCAAGTTTTTGAGGCTTTTGGAGAAACAGATTATTCCAATCAATTGATTTCTACCTTAAAGCAATTTGCTGAAGAGTCTTCAACATATGTTGAATTCTTTGAAAAAGTAATCATGGATCTTTTTAAGGATAAAGGGCTTGTTCTGATTAATTCAGGAGATCATGAGCTAAGAAAGCTGGAAAAATCATATTTCAAATCAATTTTAGAACAAAATGAGAGAATTTACGACGCAGTAAAAGAACAACAACAAAAAATGCAATCATTAGATTATCATCCTATTATAGAAATGACAGATAACAGTGCTAACCTTTTCTACCATCATGACGGGGAGCGTTTCCTTCTAGAGAGAATTAGTCATAATGAGTATGAAGTAAGTGAAATTGGATTTACTATTACCAGAGCGGAACTTTTTGATTTGATTGAAACGAATCCTGAAAAATTCAGTAACAATGTTGTGACAAGGCCGTTAATGCAGGAATATTTATTTCCTACATTAGCCTTTATTGCAGGTCCGGGTGAAGTAACATATTGGTCTGAATTAAAAGGTGTTTTTTCATTATTTGATATAAAAATGCCACCAGTTCTTCCAAGGCTGCAAATGACTATTTTAGAAAGAGCTATAGACAGAAACATAAAGGAAACGGGTGTGGAATTAGAGGCAGTGCTGCAAGAAGGAGTAATGTCTTCAATGAACAACTTTCTCAAGGAAATGTCTCCAGTTGATATGGCACCCTTAATTGAGGAAGCTAAAAAAGAAATTTCCGAGATTCATACTAAGTTGGTTGACGCTGCATTGTTAATTGATCAAAGCTTAGAGCCGATGCTAAAAAAGAATGGTCATTTTATTAAGGAACACCTTGATTTTATTTATAAAACTGTTGAAAATCGGAAGAAACAACAGCATGATTCTCAATTGTCAAAGTTTAAATCAATTGAACAATCATTACTTCCAAATTTACATCCACAAGAGAGAGTTTGGAATGTTTATTACTATTTAAACAAGTTTGGACCAAATTTTGTAGGAGAATTGCTAAACTTGTCATATTCCTTTAATGGAACACATAAAATTGTCAAAATATAA
- a CDS encoding DUF3397 domain-containing protein — protein MSGFFTWIVSVAITLPILSLLFIYFLVRIFVRGKKTILWTVDLSTAVFIVSVHFHLLTIFEQSFLLYIILLLTFLALVVYYFEYKSSREPSMYVAIKKMWRLSFFLFFISYVGLTIGGILTGVFKSAFLL, from the coding sequence ATGAGCGGTTTCTTTACTTGGATTGTCTCAGTGGCGATTACGTTACCGATATTGAGTTTGTTATTCATTTATTTTCTTGTTCGAATTTTTGTTAGAGGAAAGAAAACAATTTTGTGGACTGTTGATTTATCAACAGCAGTTTTCATAGTATCCGTGCACTTTCATTTGTTAACCATATTTGAGCAATCATTTCTTCTTTATATTATATTACTACTTACTTTTTTAGCACTGGTTGTCTATTACTTTGAATATAAAAGTTCGAGGGAGCCTTCTATGTATGTGGCTATTAAAAAAATGTGGAGACTTTCATTTTTCCTTTTTTTCATAAGCTATGTAGGTCTTACCATTGGTGGTATTTTAACAGGAGTTTTTAAAAGTGCATTCCTATTATAG
- a CDS encoding enoyl-CoA hydratase/isomerase family protein: protein MSKLIVSEIEDGLVELRLNRPIKHNAIDYEIMDEIKRNLQSLKTKKSLRALILTGEGDKAFCSGGDVKAFQHLKTRDEAYFMLSKMGDVLYELMTFPLPTFAIINGIALGGGCEIATACDIRIARKGATLGFIQGQLSITTGWGGATLLYEKLSYEHAISFLYSAKKISSNDAEHMGFVQKTVSDENYKEQSYSFIKESLVKDPNVLRAYKAVKVSQWEQSNLYSRMMSEINRCAELWSSEEHHHAVSAFLTRKGKS from the coding sequence ATGAGTAAGTTAATTGTAAGTGAAATTGAGGATGGTTTGGTTGAATTACGTCTAAACCGACCGATTAAGCATAATGCTATAGATTACGAAATCATGGATGAAATAAAGAGAAATTTACAGTCACTTAAAACAAAAAAGAGCTTAAGAGCATTAATATTAACAGGAGAAGGAGATAAAGCGTTCTGCTCCGGTGGTGATGTTAAAGCATTTCAGCACCTTAAAACAAGGGATGAAGCATATTTTATGCTATCTAAAATGGGTGATGTTCTTTATGAACTCATGACTTTTCCTTTACCTACATTCGCTATAATAAACGGTATTGCTTTAGGTGGAGGGTGTGAAATTGCAACTGCATGTGATATTCGAATTGCGAGAAAAGGTGCCACTCTTGGCTTTATACAAGGTCAATTATCTATTACTACAGGTTGGGGTGGTGCAACACTGTTATATGAAAAGCTTTCATACGAGCATGCGATTTCCTTTTTATATTCAGCAAAAAAAATATCATCTAACGATGCGGAACATATGGGGTTTGTACAAAAGACTGTTTCTGATGAAAATTATAAAGAACAAAGCTATTCATTTATTAAAGAATCGCTAGTTAAAGACCCAAATGTTTTGAGAGCTTATAAAGCAGTGAAGGTTAGTCAATGGGAGCAATCGAATTTATATTCACGTATGATGTCAGAGATTAATCGTTGTGCAGAGCTCTGGTCTTCTGAGGAGCATCATCATGCAGTATCTGCCTTTCTTACAAGAAAAGGGAAGAGCTAA
- the mraZ gene encoding division/cell wall cluster transcriptional repressor MraZ: MFMGEYHHTIDIKGRMIVPSKFRDGLGETFVLTRGLDQCLFGYPMSEWKIIEDKLKNLPLTKKDARAFTRFFFSGATECELDKQGRVNIATPLLQYAKLEKECVVIGVSNRIELWSKSIWETYVAEQEDSFEEIAENMIDFDI, from the coding sequence ATGTTTATGGGAGAATACCATCACACCATTGATATAAAAGGCAGAATGATTGTCCCATCAAAATTTAGAGATGGACTAGGAGAAACATTCGTTTTAACACGTGGCCTGGACCAGTGTTTGTTCGGTTATCCAATGAGTGAGTGGAAAATAATTGAAGATAAGCTAAAGAATCTCCCATTAACTAAAAAAGATGCTCGTGCATTTACCCGTTTTTTCTTTTCAGGTGCGACTGAATGTGAGCTTGATAAACAAGGTCGTGTAAATATCGCAACACCACTTTTGCAGTATGCAAAACTAGAAAAAGAATGCGTTGTGATCGGCGTTTCAAATCGGATTGAGCTGTGGAGTAAGTCCATTTGGGAAACTTATGTTGCTGAGCAAGAAGATTCTTTTGAAGAAATTGCGGAAAATATGATTGATTTTGATATATAA
- a CDS encoding 2-dehydropantoate 2-reductase, whose protein sequence is MEIGIIGSGSLGLLYSFYLSETNKVTLYTRREEQANKINKHGITLVQGNTEITKKVEASYEKNYKEPVLIITVKQYSLNSIIDTLTGLSPRTIIFLQNGMGHLRFLNHLSHHNLILGVSEHGALKVSDSVVHHTGSGITKISMYKDCEMDVMNQLIRNQSEVFPFIHKSDWETMLKEKLIVNATINPLTALFRVKNGELLTNPYFHKLFYELFEEVADLLKIENKELSWKQVQTICENTSENQSSMFKDIYNGRQTEIDSILGYMIEHSNEKSCPRISFLNQAIKGIERGKEGV, encoded by the coding sequence ATGGAAATTGGAATTATTGGTTCTGGATCATTAGGGTTACTTTATTCATTTTACCTTTCAGAAACCAATAAAGTTACTTTATATACCAGACGGGAAGAACAAGCAAATAAAATAAATAAACATGGTATTACTTTGGTTCAAGGAAATACAGAAATAACGAAGAAAGTGGAAGCATCATATGAGAAGAATTATAAAGAGCCAGTATTAATAATCACTGTTAAACAATACAGTCTCAACTCCATTATCGATACTTTAACAGGGCTTTCTCCACGAACCATTATATTTCTTCAAAATGGCATGGGGCATTTACGTTTTCTGAATCACTTGTCACATCATAATCTTATATTGGGTGTATCTGAGCATGGAGCATTAAAAGTGAGTGATTCTGTTGTACATCATACAGGAAGTGGAATAACAAAAATTTCAATGTATAAAGATTGTGAAATGGATGTAATGAACCAATTAATAAGAAATCAATCAGAAGTTTTTCCTTTTATACATAAATCTGATTGGGAAACAATGCTGAAAGAGAAATTAATTGTCAATGCTACCATTAACCCTCTAACAGCACTTTTTAGAGTCAAAAACGGAGAGCTTTTAACAAACCCTTATTTTCATAAACTTTTTTATGAACTTTTTGAAGAAGTGGCCGATCTACTTAAAATAGAGAATAAAGAATTATCTTGGAAACAAGTGCAAACTATATGTGAAAATACTTCGGAAAATCAATCTTCTATGTTTAAGGATATTTACAATGGTAGACAAACCGAAATTGATTCAATTCTCGGATATATGATAGAGCATTCTAATGAAAAATCCTGTCCTCGCATTTCATTTCTGAATCAAGCAATAAAAGGGATTGAGAGAGGAAAGGAGGGCGTATGA
- the rsmH gene encoding 16S rRNA (cytosine(1402)-N(4))-methyltransferase RsmH has protein sequence MFKHTTVLLKETVDGLNIKEDGIYVDCTLGGAGHSSYLLSQLSEQGHLIAFDQDDTALENAKEKLANYKGKVTLIKSNFRYLSEKLAEIGIDKVDGILFDLGVSSPQLDTPERGFSYHHDAPLDMRMDQQSDISAYEVVNTWTYEQLVKIFFRYGEEKFSKQIARKIESHRETQPIRTTGELVEIIKEAIPAPARRKGGHPAKRIFQAIRIAVNDELKVFEEAIEQSIELLKPEGRVSVITFHSLEDRICKSAFKEAATPPELPRNMPYIPEGYEPKIKIITRKPILPSEQELEENNRARSAKLRIAEKL, from the coding sequence ATGTTTAAACATACAACAGTGTTACTAAAGGAAACAGTAGATGGCTTAAATATTAAGGAAGATGGTATTTACGTTGATTGCACACTAGGAGGTGCAGGTCATAGTAGCTATCTGCTTTCACAGTTATCAGAACAAGGGCATCTAATCGCCTTTGATCAGGATGATACAGCGTTAGAAAACGCGAAAGAAAAGCTTGCTAATTATAAAGGTAAGGTAACCTTAATCAAAAGTAATTTTCGTTACCTATCTGAAAAACTTGCTGAAATAGGAATTGACAAAGTAGATGGTATTCTATTTGATTTAGGGGTTTCATCCCCACAGCTAGATACGCCTGAACGAGGATTTAGTTATCATCATGATGCACCGTTAGATATGAGAATGGACCAGCAATCAGATATTTCAGCATACGAAGTGGTAAACACGTGGACTTACGAACAACTAGTGAAAATTTTCTTTCGATATGGTGAGGAGAAATTCTCTAAACAAATTGCGAGAAAGATTGAAAGTCACAGAGAAACTCAGCCAATTCGAACTACCGGTGAGCTAGTTGAAATTATTAAAGAGGCAATTCCGGCACCTGCACGCAGAAAAGGTGGACACCCAGCCAAAAGAATTTTCCAGGCGATAAGAATTGCTGTAAATGATGAATTAAAAGTATTTGAAGAGGCAATTGAACAATCAATTGAATTGTTAAAGCCTGAAGGAAGAGTGAGTGTTATCACATTCCACTCTTTGGAAGACCGTATATGTAAATCAGCCTTTAAAGAAGCGGCAACACCACCTGAATTACCTAGGAATATGCCATATATCCCAGAAGGGTATGAGCCTAAAATAAAAATTATTACTAGAAAACCTATTCTTCCATCAGAACAAGAACTGGAAGAAAACAATAGAGCACGATCAGCTAAGCTAAGAATTGCTGAAAAGCTCTAA
- a CDS encoding IS1595 family transposase gives MALKDIIEEIRKLSTGDQYRLKEFFTKSLASYSASEPVFKEVSERKHKDGFTCSHCHSNNSVRFGKYNVKMGSRTLERQRYRCKDCGKTFTDVTNTPLHRTHLPHKWLEFVQCMIEGYSLRKSSELLEVHYVTLFYWRHKLLSAIKKMDFDQFEGIVEMDETYFLYSEKGKRKVEGRKARKRGGSSSQRGISKEQVCVLVARDRQKVTYSKVVGQGRIIKTRLEEAIGSKLSSSNVLCTDAWRAFMTYAKEKGLEHYRFKSDGKERVRGVYHIQNVNSYHSRLKGWLNRFNGVATKYLDHYLSWFQFLDQIKHRNDDTTVSKMIVESSLFSIDVTYDKLRLSQFSL, from the coding sequence ATGGCATTGAAGGACATTATCGAAGAAATTAGAAAGTTGAGTACGGGAGACCAATACCGACTAAAAGAGTTCTTTACTAAATCTTTGGCTTCCTATTCCGCAAGTGAACCTGTTTTTAAAGAGGTTTCAGAGCGGAAGCATAAAGATGGATTTACTTGTTCTCATTGCCATTCCAATAACTCCGTTCGTTTCGGTAAGTATAATGTGAAAATGGGTAGCCGTACATTGGAACGACAACGATACCGCTGCAAAGATTGTGGAAAGACTTTTACTGATGTGACGAATACGCCTCTTCATCGTACTCATCTTCCTCACAAATGGTTGGAGTTCGTTCAGTGTATGATAGAAGGCTATTCACTGCGTAAATCGTCAGAGCTTTTAGAAGTTCATTATGTAACTTTATTTTATTGGAGGCATAAGCTCCTTTCAGCCATTAAAAAGATGGATTTTGACCAATTCGAAGGTATTGTGGAAATGGACGAGACTTATTTTCTCTACTCGGAAAAAGGGAAACGTAAAGTGGAAGGACGAAAAGCTCGAAAACGTGGAGGTTCGTCTTCTCAACGGGGTATCAGCAAAGAACAAGTCTGTGTTCTTGTTGCAAGAGACCGTCAGAAGGTAACATACTCGAAAGTAGTTGGTCAGGGTCGGATTATAAAAACTCGTTTGGAAGAAGCTATTGGGTCTAAACTTTCCTCTTCCAATGTTCTTTGTACTGATGCTTGGCGGGCATTTATGACCTACGCAAAAGAAAAAGGACTTGAACATTATAGATTTAAATCAGATGGTAAGGAACGGGTCCGTGGTGTTTATCATATTCAAAATGTAAATAGTTATCACAGTCGTTTAAAAGGCTGGTTAAATCGATTTAATGGTGTGGCTACAAAATACCTCGACCATTATTTGAGTTGGTTTCAATTTCTCGACCAAATCAAACATCGAAATGACGACACAACTGTTAGTAAGATGATTGTTGAAAGTAGCCTGTTTTCAATTGATGTCACCTATGATAAATTGCGTTTATCACAATTTTCATTATGA